One segment of Nothobranchius furzeri strain GRZ-AD chromosome 13, NfurGRZ-RIMD1, whole genome shotgun sequence DNA contains the following:
- the LOC107379912 gene encoding olfactory receptor 5P66-like, translated as MINATQVSYFILSAYIDAKLLKYLIFVLLFVVYVLIVGCNVLLIVVICVNRTLHEPMYMFLCSLFVNELYGSTGLFPFLLIQLLSDVHIISAPLCFLQVYCVHTYLTVEFFNLAVMSYDRYLAICYPLQYNTLMTTKKVGALIAAAWLAAFLGIASVTSLSFSLQLCGNIINKVFCNNYSIVTLACSDTTVNNVYGLICTSVSALLPVVLIIYTYMRILKVCFSGSKQTRQKAVSTCTPHLASLLNYTFGSCFDVLQSRFNMSSVPNIVRIFLSLYFLTCQPLFNPLMYGLNLSKIRSLWKNLFSMKLR; from the coding sequence ATGATAAATGCAACACAGGTTTCATATTTCATTCTGAGCGCTTACATCGATGCCAAGCTGTTGAAATACTTAATCTTTGTGTTGCTTTTTGTTGTGTACGTTCTAATCGTTGGTTGTAACGTTCTGCTCATCGTGGTCATCTGTGTGAACAGGACTCTACATGAACCCATGTACATGTTTCTGTGCAGCCTGTTTGTGAATGAGCTGTATGGAAGTACAGGCTTGTTTCCCTTCCTGCTGATTCAGCTTCTCTCTGATGTTCACATCATTTCTGCTCCTCTCTGTTTCCTGCAGGTTTACTGTGTTCACACTTACTTAACTGTAGAGTTTTTTAACTTAGCCGTCATGTCTTACGACAGATATCTAGCCATCTGTTATCCTCTGCAGTATAACACACTGATGACGACGAAGAAAGTTGGAGCTCTGATTGCAGCAGCGTGGCTAGCTGCCTTCCTTGGCATTGCTTCTGTAACATCTCTGAGTTTCTCCTTGCAGCTGTGTGGAAACATCATAAACAAAGTCTTCTGCAACAACTACTCTATAGTTACACTGGCCTGCTCCGACACTACGGTTAATAATGTTTATGGACTAATTTGCACGTCTGTGAGCGCCCTGCTCCCTGTGGTTCTGATCATCTACACCTACATGAGGATCCTTAAAGTGTGTTTTTCTGGATCCAAACAGACCCGACAGAAAGCCGTCAGCACCTGCACGCCTCACCTGGCCTCTCTGCTCAACTACACCTTTGGTTCTTGTTTTGATGTATTACAGAGCAGGTTTAACATGTCAAGTGTTCCTAACATTGTAAGAATATTTTTGTCTTTGTACTTTCTGACATGTCAGCctctttttaaccctttgatgtacGGCCTGAACCTGTCTAAAATACGCAGCCTGTGGAAAAATCTGTTCTCTATGAAACTGCGATGA